The genomic window TTTAAGTATGGTGGAAACGAGGAAGTTAACACTCAGTTGCACATTCTGGAAGATTTGTTTCTCCTCCATTCCAAGGTTCCCTACTGCAACACCCATGCAGAGTACCTTCTTTAATTGAAACTTGACCATGGCCTTGGTTTCATTAACCTTCGACTCCAGAGACTCCTGATGGGTAACAAGAGTTGGAAATTTTCCTGTACATAACAGCTTCAGATTCAAGAAAAGCATGGTATTTCTTAGCAAGCTTCTCAACCAATTTCTTGTTCTTGTTAAGCCTCTTCAAACCCTCCACATCCATATGGTCTAAACCTATACTCTGAGCCTGCAGTTAACATCAATAAAAAGTTCACTCAATGTTAAACCGTAGAAACAATCTCATTAGTGCAGTCTGAATACAAATAATGGAAATGACCCTTTGTTTCCTTTATTCGGGTTGGGCGGTTTTGGGCGGGAGCTAATCGCACTGTTTAGACCGTGAGTGCTGCAGACATTAGATGTCCCGCCGGCGTGGCCAGACCGCCTAAGCGCCCTTGTTGCCAAGGGGAACACTCTTCGCTCGATCCTTCCCGATGCCGATAGTTCGGCTTTCCGTCACTTTATCCTCCGCATTAATCCACTTCCCCGATGACACCCCTGCCAAATACATCCCGCCCTGCCGGAGCTGTCCAGTCCGGAGCAGCCGCCTAGGCTTGATCCATCGAGCTGTTGATCCGAGCCGGCCACCAACGGAGTTCGACCAGTCGTTTTCAATTTTTGGGGACTACTTGACATGCCAACAAGGGATTGACCGCCCTTGCTTGCAAAATCTATCCCCATAATATCCAAACTAAAATGATGTCACCATGGAATGATGTCGTTTTCAATTTCTGAATACAAATGATGTCACCATGGAATTTCCCCTTCAAATCTAGAGAATCAGAAGTATTGAAGTGCTAAATAACTGAATACATAATATCCAAACTAAGATGTTGTGTGGCACCTTTTTCCATGCAAAAGTGCATCACTAATCATCTGAGTCAGTTGAGAGCATACAACTTTCCAATTTATATAAGCTGCTGGGAAGATGAACAATAAGGTCCTAGACAGTCAACACATGAAACTAAGCACGTGAGATTAACAGAATGAAGCGTTTGTGCAGTTGTTCAACTGCATCATCACCAGCTTTGCTAATCCATGGACCCCTCGAAATGAAGCTAAATGGTTCTCTTCAATTGCATCATACCAGCTACTATCATTTCGCTAGTTGGACTACTTACACTTTCACATATAGCCCAGTATGCTGGATCGTTTAAGTGTGTGAATGAGGTGTACCGGTGTCAAAAATTACAGTAAAATCCAACAGGTCACTAGTGTCACACTAACTTCATAATGTGTTCGCCTGGGAATCAGTTTTATGTAAACAAAATACGGAACTATTCATTTAATATATAAGACTAGAGAAGAAACATGAAAGTTACTCACTGCGAGAGAAGTTTCATCTTGGTGTGAGCTGCCTTTCTCCCCAGGTTCCATAACTTGTCACAAGGTTCCGAACACAGCTAGTACAGTCTCCTTCCTTTACTGCCTGCACAGAATCAAATAGCTTAGGACAAAGACAAAAGTTGAAGGGAACATCTAAACTGTCATCCCTCTTCGTAATCCTTGTCTTCCAATCTTACTATGTACATCAGTAGAACCTCAATACATTCCAATTATTTGACAACACTTCCTAAGCCCAAACTGAGATTACATATGATTTGATCAAAGTTTCAGCTAACCTTTGCTATTCCATCATAATTGCCTGGCAATAGATCTGAAGTTGCTTCTTTATCTTGATCCTGAGTCAAAACAACTGATGATTCAGCCTTTAGTGCAATCCATCTTTCACTTTTATTAACAACTTGCAATTCAGGGCCTACTGTATCTAGCATAACCTGAAGCAAGTGAACTGGCACATATGTAACACATTCAATACACTCAATAATCCATTTTGAATACTCATTCATAGAATCACTACAACGAAGATCATAACAGTTGATAAAAAAGTATCCAATTCAGATCAACaacattccaaaaaaaaaacttacagcACATAGCTTCTTAGTTCTCTTAACAGCCGTCTTAAAATCCTCCAAAGTCTCCTGATGATACTCAATATCACCCCATGGAAAACTCAAACTGAATCTACTTGAGCAAAGCAACTTCAGTTCAATACAAACATAAATTTAATCCCTATCAAATAAATCAATTTTACTTTCTAAAAAAAACATCCAACAACTACAACCCGGTTCTAAAAttaatcaaaaccaaataaaatatagGTCTACATATCCAAAATTTAGAAAACCCCTAATTTTTTTTGCCGCAATCTTCCCCCAAATTTCATATAACACAACCTGGAACATAACTAACTATCAATTCAAATAGAAAAAGAGAACTCATGATCACTTACCTCGTCAAAAGAATCGGcaaaccatgattttttttttttgacaaaggcAAATTTCATTAAGAATGTAATATGTCATAAAGGCATGACagagaacaaaaaaagaaaaaacaaaacagaGCAAAATGCTCAAGCTAGACTAGCATCCCAATTACATATGATGGTACTTAAAAGGAATGTTCTCAAAAATTGTAGTTGATCTACACCAGTTGTAGATAGTGCATTTGACTGCAACAATTAACTGGTTAACTCCCCTTCTTTTGTTCCCATATAGCCTGTTATTGCGCTCTGTCCAAATGTTCCACCAGATTGCAAAAGGCAATATACCCCATAACTTCTTGTGCATAGCAGATCCCCTCTTAGCAGGCCATTCCCACAAAGTTGCTTTAACAGATTCAGAGAAGACCCAGCCAATGCCAAAGTTGTTAATGAAATAATTCCACAGCTTTAAAGTTTCAGTGCACTGCATAAAGAGATGGTTATTTGTTTCCTGAGCCACATTGCAGAAAAGGCAGATGCTGTTATTAGTTCTACCAGTTCTGTGTAGAAAATCTAGAGTTGGAGCACCTCCATAGCAAAGAGTCCAAACTAAGAAGGAAACCTTCATTGGTACTCTAGTATTCCATGATTTCATCAACACCAGAATCATCTCTAGTCAAATACCTCACTACCTAATCACAATCAATTCATAAcaatcaaaattaaggtttttattaaaTCAGAAATTAAGGTTTCAAGAACATTATCAAATAAGAGCCAAATTATCCACACATTAAAATTAGTTAGGGATAGAAATGTCAATATAACAAAAATCAAGGATCTGCATCTTCGAATTTTATACACTAGGGTTAGTTGCAGGTTCACTAGTAGGTTCAGTTGGTGTTGCTAGTGtcattcatcaccatctcataACAAACCCAAATTAGGGTTCAATACGAAAATAAGTAGCTTCACCGACAATAAATCAAACACAGGCTTAGTAGAAACATAATTacaagtgaaagaaaaaaagaaatgttAGATCACCTGGAGGATTCCCTTCCATCTCTGCTATTATTTTCATCCACCtgagaaaaataaaggaaaagagTAAAGTGAGAAAGAGAGAACAGAGGGAGATCGAAGATTCGAAATATAATTCTTTACCCTATCAGCTGTGGTTGAGTTAACCATTTGTAGGGCTAAAACGTATTTAACATACGATTCAGTATCAACCAGCCTTGAACGATTTCACTCAATCCATCAACTTTAGTTGACTGATACGTTGTCCGTCCATAAGGTTTGATTATAGATACCGGTAATACGATTTCAACTTTAGTGTCTTCATTATTCACAGTCACTGATACGTTGTCCTTGAAATCTTTGGATTTCGGTGAGGATTGCTCCTAATTATAGACCCGATCTCATCCaaatataaattacattttacgatgaaaggaaagagaatattttttttttattttgataaagaatgaattttttttattaatggaaattcaaggttacaatgagtttaaaatcgaaaataagagaatccaaagtaacaagaacataccgtacaagtacaataccgagaaattcgacaaaagaaagagaaggattaccggagtaagacaaatacaagtataaaTAAGATCTGATTAAATGGAAGAATGGTTTTTCGCGGAATTagaatccaaccatttagtttgtttttctgttTTAGAAAGATATGCTCCCAAAATAGGAGTGGTTTGTTCAAATCTATTGAAACTAGTGATGGagcttccgtcgtcaaagaaatcaccgatgaagattaagatttcgtcgttggagagcatcactatcgaTCTTGAAACCCAACCCAATATCCAAGAACCGTCATTAAAGCGAAGATCAACcttaaaagagtagataaaaccaccataatggtgtagattagataaaaacataatagaaaaTTAAGCTATAACAACTAACTAacctaaaacacaagaaatagTGAAAAAATCTGCTCAGATCCATCCCAAAATGAACTAAATCTGAGCAGAAAACggttgtttttgatgattttgtcGTTAAAGAGAAAGAATGagtgagagaggagagagaaaagtttTCTTGTTTTCAAACACTGTAATTTTCTTGTTTTCAAACACTATGAAAGAGAATAAAGAAACCTCCCACAAATAACGCCACGAATTGACCGATTACTAACttaattttttaaaaatattttttctcaATAATAAGATTATTTTGGTCATgctaaaaatataaatatataaatcCAAGTTAAAACTACTAATTTCAACCATAGATCTTCTATTTTAGGATATACATATACACAATTTAATAATGGGTTTATGGAAGAGAGAGAGGAATCAAACTTGGGTTCCTCAAAAATTCTACACTCAAATACACTTAtgattagggctgaacatggtttcggtttttcgctgGAATCGGACCAAATGAGACCAATtagaaagaaaccaaaccgaaccatttactaatggattggttacggtatagaaagtggaaaaccgatagtgttggttttggtttggtttgacctctaaaaccgaatcAAAAACCATTAGAAAACCGTTAATTTACAAGAATTAAACCATTAGAAACCAGTATTAGATTCtatccattgatttagaggataaatagaaactataaatctaatatttcattatgatactccttctttctctttctccttctctcagtcgcctcccttttCCACCCCCAACTATAGTcgttgctactcgacttttttcttcccgtcttccttcttttttatttgtcaataattaaattaagatatattatatatcttcttttgatctctagaattagagtaagctttaactattcttgatattttttgtattttttttgtctgtaaatttgtgtaaaccaatactatcggcaactacgatttttttatctgtaaatttgtgtgttttttttttgtttaacataattattggttaaccaaaaatcactgggacaaaccgaaaccaactggaaccatttggaaaccaaaccaatggttaatggattggtttggtttagatttttagaaaccattagtattggtttcggttttggtttggctagaaaccgaaccaaaaccgaccatgaacagccctacctATGAtgagtttggatgtagaattttaaaggtggaatttatggGTCCAGGGGATTTGGTAGAATTACGTTTCTCTCTGTATGTTTAGTTGCCCGAAtccttggaatcacgtttcctatgggattcagttttccagcaaatcctccatatggagtttGACCCCTCcccccctaagatttgctgggaaacttatcaagggatttatagacacttttttttttaactttgaatcccatatatatatatatatgcaattttaagatttgagggtAATGCCAAACGGTATAAAGACTTTTACAAGAAAACCTTATAAATCTTAGAAATTTTtattgagttaccaaacacacaaaAAATTTATATGAATCCCAGAATTTATAATCCCATAGGATTATAAATTCTTGGAAACGGTGAATTCTGCAAATAAACCCACCACTAGTTTTTAGTGACTTAACTCGAGAAAAAGAATTGAAACCAAAGTGTGGAGCAAATTAAGGCGTAAATCAAGGGTCATCGGGATctaaaccccaatcaatttcaTGTTTATAATTTATTTACGAGAATCTTAAGTAAGCTATGcgtgaattagggtttcgagtggGATGCTAAGCTAATTTGGATCCAAGTTTTTAAATTATTACTTAATCATCATATTATAATCTGGTGTAGTTGGAGGGAAACACGGGAGGAACCTGTATGGCATATACCACAACACAGACAAAATAGACACGTTTTATTGATCGTTGGATCAGGCTAATTTGAATCTCAAGACAATTGTAAATAAAGGAAAAACTAGCTGGTGATTGATTGGATTAGTATGAATAATTTCGGTGGAACTTTTTtgttttaaatcaaaatcaaGTACTGTGGAGTGCAACTTGTTTGTATTTAATCAAAATCAACTACTCATATCGCGACTTACGAAATGTTCCAAATATAATAGACCTAATGAGGGAGCAATACCCGAACATGGCTTAGCTAATTAGTAGGTCATTGAAAGAAGTATTTAACGCGCGAAtcgattaattttaaaaaaatatgattagagatttaaaattaaagattaataattaatattttttctaATTAAAGTTGTGTTTTCCTCATACGTTACGTAGTACATGACATTTTTGTAGTGCTaaagttggatgtaaagacagtaTGATTTAGGTACTTTAATCATATAGAGCTAAGTTTGGGTGACGAAATTAGATCCTTATTAGCTAAACCCTAATCAGTGGGATTTAATGCGCGACCCTGTCACGATAATAAAGCGAATAAACTTTAAATGCAATTATAATAAAGTTAGTTAATCCTAATTGGTTTGTTTAATTAACAATCAAAagctagtttgttttttttttgaagcatcatcAAAAGCTAGTTAAAGATGAGAGAATTGAGAAAGTTGGAAAATGGGAAACAATTCTGTAGGGTGTCTGAGATTAACATAACATACTTCTTAACTTAAACTAGTTCTTGCTCATTAAGCAAAGTAAAAGATTAGTAAGCTAGAGCTAGATATTAGGGTTGATTATAAAACAAAATCAACCCTAACTCATGTGAAGGCAATCTAATCCTAcccttaattttctctaatttCTAATCCTACCatatctttttttccctcttttctTTTCACATTAACCTCTCTTGCCTTGTGGTCCTTATCTCATTCCTACCAACTAGATTagattatgcttcaaaaaaaaaaaaaaaaaaataggttaAATTGGTATTTTTCTTGAAATGGCCTCATTTTCTTAAATAAGTTTTACCTGAAACAATAtggaaaaattaataaaatgacCAGCTTTCAACCCTATATTTAATAAAATCGGCcagtttttgtgttgttttatAAAATAGTCATTCTATTTGTTTTCTCGTCTGATCCCACTATATTGGTCAGGCACGTTGACTAAGTCAATTTTTCAAGTTAAATGACCATTATGTCCCCCACAAATCCGTAAGAATAAATGAACCCAAAAGGTTCTGCTTCTTCGTTCACGCTTTCTGCTCTTGccattaaaaacaaaaacaattaggTTAGTTTACGAGTGACAGAAATATTTGATGATAAGAATACCAATAAGAAGTTAAGGTTGTTTTTCAACTATTTGGAAGATTTAATGGTATTGATCGACAATTACAAGAGTTTTGTTTGGTTATAATTCATACAGTTGAGGTTAaagggaaaaaaaagaaggaaaacttTAAATTGAAGCAATATAAGCCTCCAAAAACAGTAAGTACATCAAACACGATGTTTTTTATCTTAGTTTTGTTCATATCATATGGTTAATTACATTAATTTGTTACATGAAATAGAAATTGAATTTAGGGTTCTTCGAAATTGGGGGTTTTACTGATTCATGATTTTCCGTGTTTTTGGTTGATCTTGGGTTTGTGGTGATATTTTGATGGTATCTTGTTCAAGTAAGATCGTAATTGGTGGTATATTGGTGATTTTGGTGATGTTGGTTAATCCGGAAATGTTTATCTGCCACCACCATGAGCATcgaatgatgatgatgaaaaaatactgatttttttttgtcgTTGATGATGTTTAATTGGGGATAATTATGAAATTGATACTGAGATTGATTATATGATCTTGCATTTATATCATATATGTCAACTTGTTTTGCTACTCCATGAAGTAGGTAATTGTAATTTTATATGAATTGgagatttttcattttcaattgaattaattagATGTTTAGGATACTTCAAATGGCTTCCTAGTGATCACTAGATCGTTTCAATTTTGAGATGAAACGAGAGGGAATTCAAGGTCAGGGAAGAAATGCAGGGAGACGTATTTAGGTGAGTCAAATTGTTAGAGATTTTTGAGTCTTTTACCAAGTTAGATAACTGACATGTATGAGTTAACTTCCGTTACACCGTTTTTTGAAGCAAAAAAAAGTGACGGAAAAGGTCAAACTCGGCCATTTTATAAAAAGATTCAAAATAACGGCCAGTttcttaaatatattacaaaaaaaTGATCATTTTATTAAAAAGCCCAAACTATATGGATCTGATCCCTTTGAGCAAACCAAAATTTCAATTCCTcaaaaaatatttgctcttctAGTTTTTCACATGGATTAAGTAAACTATTAATACATgctattttttcttttaagttttgGATTCCATATTTTAGTCTTCCAAAAGTCTCGTAACATAAGAAAATGTATTTCTTGAAACAATGGCTGTAAGTTTTGTGTAATAGTTGCTACTCGAAATCATAAAGTTGCCTTAAAGCACAATTACAAAAAAGGAAATCAAGTAGCAGACGGATTGGTTAATCGAACAACAGATTTTAGGAAATCTGACGACAACAATCTGGTACTATAAAACACCCATGTGTGCTAGTCTTATTATAATGGTTCAATCTATGGATACAATATACCCCGTATTATTTCGATTTAATCTTAATAAATATCATGCTTCCAAGAAAAAAACCTATATTGAATGTCATAAACTAAATGAGAGATGATTCTACTCAAAAATCTTAATATACTAGGGTTTTACAATGTTGGAATCACAATCAACCGAGAATTTAAATATATAGCATGTTGGATGAAGATTAGAACATTTGTGATAGTGTGGCTAAAAACTAATGCATGAATATTTTGATTAGATCTTAATTTAACAAGTAACATCGTTGACAAGGGTATCAATCTATTTGGGGGTGTGTCGAATTACACGCAAGACAAAACTCTCTTCACTTTTATAATTGCACAACTCTAAGCAAATTGGTACTTCTATTAACAACCATATTTTCAAAAGGTATCCATGCTTGCTCATGTGTTTATCGAGCATTTTTTTATATAACAACATCACAACCAATTATCAGATATATGGATGGTTGGAATGATACTTGCTATAACACCTGATAAAATAAAAACTTGTctaaataaatagattgtttaGTACACATCAGAAGTTGCTTTTATTTGATCTCTGGAAGCGAAAAAAGTCAGAAGCTAGTTTGGGTACCCAATTTCAGAATGACTTCCAGAAACAAAAAATTTAACTCTTTGTGAAGTAAAA from Papaver somniferum cultivar HN1 unplaced genomic scaffold, ASM357369v1 unplaced-scaffold_118, whole genome shotgun sequence includes these protein-coding regions:
- the LOC113330657 gene encoding pyruvate kinase 1, cytosolic-like, which codes for MNEYSKWIIECIECVTYVPVHLLQVMLDTVGPELQVVNKSERWIALKAESSVVLTQDQDKEATSDLLPGNYDGIAKAVKEGDCTSCVRNLVTSYGTWGERQLTPR